A section of the Sebastes fasciatus isolate fSebFas1 chromosome 5, fSebFas1.pri, whole genome shotgun sequence genome encodes:
- the dio1 gene encoding type I iodothyronine deiodinase, whose protein sequence is MSLHRFMVYMSTACLFCLMITVNFMLLILHYISPSLARKLILKLGESSTMTQNPNFKYEDWGLTFGSMKFIRAASHHLWLSLGQDAFMGGEAPDTPVVTMEGKNTSIYKYLKDNRPLVLSFGSCTUPPFMYKLEEFKQLVKDFSDVADFLVIYIAEAHSKDGWAFANNFDINQHQSLEDRLSAAQIVVQKEPLCPVVVDEMNDLSTIKYGAVPERLYVLQAGKVVYKGSVGPWGYSPMEVRSFLEKMN, encoded by the exons ATGTCTTTGCACAGATTCATGGTCTATATGTCGAcagcatgtttgttttgtttaatgaTAACAGTCAATTTCATGCTCTTGATTTTGCATTACATTTCACCCAGTCTCGCCAGGAAGCTCATCCTGAAATTGGGTGAAAGTAGCACCATGACTCAGAATCCTAACTTTAAGTATGAAGACTGGGGTCTTACGTTTGGCTCTATGAAATTCATCAGAGCAGCTTCGCACCACTTGTGGTTGTCGCTCGGACAAGATGCGTTTATGGGAGGAGAAGCTCCGGACACACCTGTGGTCACCATGGAGGGCAAGAACACAAGTATCTACAAGTACTTGAAAG ACAACAGACCGCTGGTGTTGAGTTTTGGAAGTTGCACCTGACCCCCGTTTATGTACAAACTTGAGGAGTTCAAGCAACTCGTCAAGGACTTCAGTGATGTAGCTGACTTTCTGGTGATCTACATCGCTGAGGCACATTCAAAAG ACGGTTGGGCCTTTGCCAACAACTTTGACATAAACCAGCACCAGAGCCTGGAGGACAGGCTGTCCGCAGCACAGATCGTGGTTCAGAAGGAGCCCCTGTGTCCGGTGGTCGTGGATGAAATGAACGATCTCTCCACCATAAAGTACGGTGCCGTGCCTGAGAGGCTCTATGTGCTGCAGGCTGGGAAAGTTGTCTACAAG gGTAGCGTGGGGCCTTGGGGCTACAGTCCAATGGAGGTGCGTTCGTTCCTGGAGAAGATGAACTAA